CCCTTGTTTTAAATACTTCTCTTTTAACTTACCCACGGTTACAATTGTTATATTCACAGTTTATCCACTCGCTCTCCAAAAGTTATACACAATACTTATGCACATATCCACAGGGGCATCTACATATTGTGTCCGATATTTTGTTCCCTACTACATGTGAATCTCTCTGACTATTCCATCAGCTATTTGTGGATAACTTTCCACTCACTATTTTTTTTGAATAGAAATCCCATTTTTATGTGAAATATGAAAAGACCCCAATCTATTGTCCTGTAAGGGTTTAGCACTTGTCACTTTCGTTATTTTTACTATTTATTACACATTTTCTTTTACACAATATTATACACATAATTTTGATTTTATCCACAATTGGATAAGTCCAAAAAAAATCAGGCATCACAGCGCGTTTTCGCCGGATGCCTGATGTGGACTAAAAGTTGTTCACTATGTGGACAATGCTGATTCAGCTTAGAATGTATTTCCGTCCTTCAATACCATTTCTAATTCCATTTTCTTACCGTCTCTGTAGACGGTAACTTTCAGCTGATCGCCAATTTCTTTTTTATTATACAAATACTTACGCAGACTGACCATATCCGTCACTTTCTCTTCATCAAGCTGCACGATGGTATCATACTTTTCCATTCCTGCTGCCACAGCCGGCGAGTTCGACATAATATCGGTGACCACAACGCCTTCTGTTATGTCTTTAGGCAGCTTCAATGTCTGCTGCTGTTGCTGAATCGGTATTTGTTGAAGATCCAGCAATGATACACCCATCGTCGGGCGGTTTACTTGTCCTGTTTCCTCTAAGTGTTCAATGATCGGCAGTGCAATGTTAATCGGAATGGCAAGTCCGATTCCTTCCACTGTCTCCTGCGAAATTTTCATGGAGTTGATGCCGATTAATTGACCCGCCATATTGATCAGAGCGCCGCCGGAATTCCCCGGGTTGATGGCTGCGTCAGTCTGAAGAACGTCAGCCTGCCAATCGATGATGCCGTCTTTGTTTAAATCCATCGGAATGGAACGGTCTTTGCCTGAAATGACGCCGACAGTCACTGAACCTGCAAATCCCAGTCCCAGCGGGTTACCGATTGCAATCACGGATTCACCGCGTTTCAGCGTATCTGAGTCGCCAAATTCTACTACTGCATCCACGTCTTTTGCATCAATTTCAACCACTGCAAGGTCTGTCCATAGATCACTGCCGATTAATTTACCTTCTGTTTTCGTTCCATCATCAAATGTCACTTCCAGTTGCTCGGAGTTTTCAACGACATGATGATTAGTAACGATATACGCCTTATCGCCTGACTTTTTATAAATAACGCCAGACCCAGATCCCGCTTCTTGTGTCGTTTTTCTGGCCGACCAGAAGTCCTGGACAGTCTGGATGTTCGTAATGCCGACAACAGCCGTTGCCACCTCATCCACTACATCCGTTACTTCCGACGAGATATCCATCGGTATTTGTACGTGCTGTGAGTCAGGTGTATTCTCTGTTTTCGCCGACTGCACCGCACTGTCATCAGCTGATAAGCCAGCAGCATACGTCATAAGTGCAAATACAATCGCGCCGCCCAGTAATGCGCCAAACAGTGCCGGCCAAAATTCTCCTTTGCGCTTTTGTTCACGTTTCGGTTCTGACGGCTGGCTGGGCTGCCACTCTGTTCTTCTTTCATCATCCATTCGCTTTTCCTCCTTATGAGAACGTATTCCTACCTATACTGTACCCAAATGAATGCCTGAAAACCCGAAAAGCCTCACTAATTAAGCAAGGCTTTTCGCAATTTCTTCAGACTAGCACCAGCTCGGTCGGTTCTGCGGCATCGGTATCATGCAAATGCACAAATTCCCCTGCACGAATACCGCAGTCTTCCAATGTCTGTGCTACGCTCATGCGCGCCAAGTCTTTCATATTGTTATCCAGACTGAGATGGGCTAAATAAATCTGTGTATTTTTTTCGGCCACTACCTCGCTCATCGCAACTGCCGCATCCTCGTTGGATACGTGGCCTACATCACTCAGAATTCGGCGTTTGATGGACCATGGATAGCGTCCCATCTGCAGCATACTGACGTCATGATTGCTTTCAAATACAAAGCTGTCAGCCCCCTGTATATGGCCTTTCATACGGTCACTTACATAGCCCGTGTCTGTAATAATCGCCAGTTTGCGGCCGCCTTCGTTGAACGTATAAAACATTGGGTCCGCCGCGTCATGGGATACAGCAAATGATTGAATATCCAGTGATCCGAATGTTTTCACCGTTTCCATATCAAAATGGAAGCGCTGATCAACAGGAATCTCACCTACAAGACCGTCCATCGCCTGCCACGTTTTTGCGTTGGCGTAGATTGGTGTTTTATATTTCCGGGCGAGTACACCGATTCCTTTAAT
The Sporosarcina sp. P33 genome window above contains:
- a CDS encoding S1C family serine protease; translated protein: MDDERRTEWQPSQPSEPKREQKRKGEFWPALFGALLGGAIVFALMTYAAGLSADDSAVQSAKTENTPDSQHVQIPMDISSEVTDVVDEVATAVVGITNIQTVQDFWSARKTTQEAGSGSGVIYKKSGDKAYIVTNHHVVENSEQLEVTFDDGTKTEGKLIGSDLWTDLAVVEIDAKDVDAVVEFGDSDTLKRGESVIAIGNPLGLGFAGSVTVGVISGKDRSIPMDLNKDGIIDWQADVLQTDAAINPGNSGGALINMAGQLIGINSMKISQETVEGIGLAIPINIALPIIEHLEETGQVNRPTMGVSLLDLQQIPIQQQQQTLKLPKDITEGVVVTDIMSNSPAVAAGMEKYDTIVQLDEEKVTDMVSLRKYLYNKKEIGDQLKVTVYRDGKKMELEMVLKDGNTF
- a CDS encoding MBL fold metallo-hydrolase yields the protein MRFSILASGSTGNSLYIETDEHAFLVDAGMSGKKIEGLLGSINRSMQHIDGIFVTHEHSDHIKGIGVLARKYKTPIYANAKTWQAMDGLVGEIPVDQRFHFDMETVKTFGSLDIQSFAVSHDAADPMFYTFNEGGRKLAIITDTGYVSDRMKGHIQGADSFVFESNHDVSMLQMGRYPWSIKRRILSDVGHVSNEDAAVAMSEVVAEKNTQIYLAHLSLDNNMKDLARMSVAQTLEDCGIRAGEFVHLHDTDAAEPTELVLV